One stretch of Nocardia mangyaensis DNA includes these proteins:
- a CDS encoding lipase family protein, translating to MGKTWLRHWTVATLSAATVLVSAGTAAGDPTDIAFPPDQNQLPQLPSEPQIYDLLPIPTPSEDPWYNDPDDLASYAPGQIVRTREVQTRLVGIPFPVYTKQLLFRSNDVHDNPIVTATTVIVPGIPWQGSTRPVLSFQEAIDSTDSSCNPSYTLQVGTMKESALAIYWLMQGFALNVPDFDGKFNTFNTYAEGKMVLDSLRAVKNDAGLGLADAGIALYGYSGGGSGSIRAAELRATYAPDVRLLGTAVGGTPGSLTGIARYAVQPQTGLAGIGNFTMWLGLVAFAREYPDVFRPEELLTEEGQHLLRDFQSRCVITLAPSGIYRPLSAYFKPGKSLETEPAIMQVLEDNSLGKHIPDTPILWWHGIWDEVVPPSTVLPTVNKYWDSGADLRFITVPLPEHGVNAVTGWIPSVAWTSAVLRGVPAGPTFNLGFPAPLPEGFPGS from the coding sequence ATGGGTAAGACATGGCTGCGACACTGGACTGTCGCGACGCTATCTGCGGCAACTGTGCTGGTCAGTGCCGGTACTGCGGCGGGTGATCCCACCGATATCGCATTCCCTCCAGACCAGAACCAACTACCGCAATTGCCGTCCGAACCGCAGATCTACGATCTGCTGCCGATTCCGACACCCTCGGAAGACCCCTGGTACAACGATCCGGACGACCTTGCCTCCTATGCACCCGGCCAGATCGTGCGCACGCGGGAGGTCCAGACCCGCCTGGTCGGCATCCCGTTCCCGGTTTACACCAAGCAACTGCTGTTCCGATCCAACGATGTCCACGACAATCCCATCGTGACAGCCACGACCGTCATCGTCCCGGGCATTCCGTGGCAGGGCAGTACACGGCCGGTGCTGTCGTTCCAGGAGGCCATCGACTCCACCGATTCCTCCTGCAATCCGTCCTACACGTTGCAGGTCGGCACGATGAAGGAGTCCGCGCTCGCAATCTACTGGCTGATGCAAGGCTTCGCCCTCAACGTCCCCGACTTCGACGGCAAGTTCAACACGTTCAACACCTACGCCGAGGGCAAGATGGTGCTGGACAGCCTGCGCGCGGTGAAGAACGATGCGGGACTCGGCCTGGCCGATGCCGGCATCGCGCTGTACGGATACTCCGGTGGCGGCTCGGGATCGATTCGCGCAGCCGAACTGCGCGCCACCTACGCGCCCGATGTGCGGCTGCTGGGTACGGCCGTGGGTGGCACCCCCGGCAGCCTCACGGGAATCGCGCGATACGCGGTGCAGCCGCAGACCGGACTCGCAGGGATCGGGAACTTCACCATGTGGCTCGGGCTCGTAGCTTTCGCGCGGGAATACCCAGATGTATTCCGGCCCGAGGAGTTGCTCACTGAGGAAGGCCAGCACCTACTCCGCGATTTCCAGTCTCGCTGCGTCATCACCCTCGCACCGTCAGGGATATACCGCCCACTCAGCGCGTACTTCAAACCGGGCAAATCACTGGAAACTGAACCCGCAATCATGCAAGTGCTGGAAGACAACAGTCTCGGCAAACACATACCGGACACCCCGATCCTGTGGTGGCACGGTATCTGGGACGAGGTCGTGCCGCCGTCGACAGTGCTGCCGACAGTGAACAAGTACTGGGACAGCGGCGCGGACCTGCGGTTCATCACCGTTCCCCTTCCTGAGCACGGCGTGAACGCTGTCACCGGCTGGATTCCGTCGGTAGCTTGGACCAGCGCGGTGTTGCGCGGCGTGCCTGCGGGCCCGACGTTCAATCTCGGGTTCCCCGCACCGCTGCCCGAAGGCTTCCCGGGTTCTTGA